The Candidatus Taylorbacteria bacterium genome has a window encoding:
- a CDS encoding co-chaperone GroES, whose protein sequence is MAVRPLADRVLLKPISADEKKSTSGIIIPDTVEKEKPEQGRVVAVGEGKTDDNGKLVPVKVKIGDKVLFSKYGFDEVKVEGEEYYIIKEENILAVIK, encoded by the coding sequence ATAGCTGTCCGCCCACTTGCTGACCGAGTGCTTTTGAAGCCGATTTCGGCAGATGAAAAGAAAAGCACATCGGGCATTATCATTCCTGACACAGTTGAGAAAGAAAAGCCGGAACAAGGGAGAGTAGTAGCGGTTGGTGAAGGAAAAACGGACGACAATGGAAAACTTGTGCCAGTAAAAGTAAAAATTGGCGATAAAGTATTGTTTTCCAAATACGGATTTGATGAGGTGAAAGTTGAGGGCGAGGAGTATTATATTATTAAGGAGGAAAATATATTGGCAGTCATTAAATAA
- the groL gene encoding chaperonin GroEL (60 kDa chaperone family; promotes refolding of misfolded polypeptides especially under stressful conditions; forms two stacked rings of heptamers to form a barrel-shaped 14mer; ends can be capped by GroES; misfolded proteins enter the barrel where they are refolded when GroES binds), with protein sequence MSKQILYNEDARKRLKAGVDKVADAVRITIGPRGRNVVLDKGYGAPTITNDGVSIAKEISLSDKFENMGAEIVKEVAQKTNDMAGDGTTTSVILMQAIVAEGMRHATMGVNAMGIRIGIEKASAEVVKALRAIAKPIATKDEIRQVASISSESEEIGKIIGDTIDKVGKDGVVTVEESQTTGVDSEVVEGMEFDKGYVSPYMITNAERMEAEYSDANILITDKKISTIKEILPLLEKLAQTGKKELVIIADDVDGEALTTFVLNKIRGAFSILAVKAPGYGDSKEEMLEDIATTCGAKVISEKTGTKLENAELSVLGRANRVIATKEKTVVVGGKGKKSDIEKRVSQLRTELKNTDSKFDKEKLEERIAKLSGGVAVIRVGAATETEMKYLKLKIEDAVNATKAAIEEGIVIGGGSALIRAAEKVRSDASRKTTDGGIMESESEVGFNIVLKALEAPLKQIAVNAGKEDGAVIVERVRKSKGNSGYNALTHELIPDMLLAGIIDPVKVTRSGIQNAASAAAILLTTEVAIADEPKEEKPSGGGAPDMGGY encoded by the coding sequence ATGTCTAAACAAATACTATACAACGAAGACGCGCGGAAACGTCTGAAAGCAGGAGTTGATAAGGTGGCAGACGCTGTGAGAATCACCATCGGTCCTCGCGGAAGAAATGTCGTCTTGGATAAGGGCTACGGAGCGCCAACCATCACAAACGATGGAGTATCTATCGCAAAAGAGATTTCTCTTTCCGACAAGTTTGAAAACATGGGAGCGGAAATAGTGAAGGAAGTCGCGCAAAAGACGAACGACATGGCGGGAGACGGCACAACTACGTCCGTAATTCTCATGCAGGCAATTGTAGCCGAAGGAATGCGTCATGCCACGATGGGAGTGAACGCCATGGGCATTCGGATTGGAATTGAAAAAGCGTCGGCGGAAGTGGTGAAAGCTCTTCGGGCTATTGCCAAGCCGATTGCGACGAAGGATGAGATTCGGCAGGTTGCAAGTATTTCGTCGGAGTCGGAGGAAATCGGAAAAATCATCGGAGACACGATCGACAAAGTGGGCAAGGACGGTGTGGTCACGGTGGAGGAGTCGCAGACGACGGGCGTGGACTCCGAAGTAGTTGAAGGAATGGAGTTCGACAAAGGATATGTTTCTCCCTACATGATTACGAACGCGGAGCGAATGGAGGCGGAGTATTCCGACGCGAACATTTTGATAACGGACAAGAAAATTTCGACAATCAAAGAAATTCTGCCCCTGCTCGAAAAACTTGCGCAGACCGGGAAGAAAGAATTAGTGATTATTGCGGATGATGTTGACGGCGAAGCCCTTACAACGTTCGTGTTGAACAAAATCAGGGGAGCATTCAGCATTCTCGCGGTCAAAGCGCCGGGATATGGAGACAGTAAAGAAGAGATGCTCGAAGATATCGCCACTACCTGCGGAGCAAAAGTGATTTCGGAAAAAACAGGCACCAAATTGGAGAATGCGGAACTTTCTGTGCTCGGGCGCGCCAATCGGGTCATCGCAACCAAAGAGAAAACAGTTGTCGTCGGAGGCAAGGGCAAGAAATCGGATATCGAGAAGAGAGTTTCTCAGCTTCGTACCGAGCTCAAGAATACCGATTCAAAATTTGATAAAGAAAAACTTGAGGAAAGAATTGCCAAGCTCTCGGGCGGAGTGGCGGTCATTCGGGTGGGAGCGGCCACGGAGACCGAGATGAAATATTTGAAGTTGAAGATTGAGGACGCGGTGAATGCCACAAAGGCTGCAATCGAAGAGGGAATTGTCATCGGCGGAGGGTCAGCCCTCATTCGGGCGGCGGAGAAAGTAAGAAGCGATGCTTCTAGGAAAACCACGGACGGAGGAATTATGGAAAGCGAAAGCGAAGTCGGATTTAACATCGTGCTGAAAGCCTTGGAAGCGCCATTGAAACAGATTGCAGTGAACGCCGGCAAAGAAGACGGGGCGGTTATTGTGGAGAGGGTTCGAAAGTCAAAGGGAAACAGCGGATACAACGCGCTTACGCATGAGTTAATCCCCGACATGCTTCTTGCGGGAATTATTGACCCTGTGAAAGTAACTCGTAGCGGAATTCAAAATGCCGCATCTGCCGCGGCGATTCTTCTTACGACGGAAGTGGCTATTGCGGACGAACCGAAAGAGGAGAAGCCCTCGGGGGGAGGAGCGCCAGACATGGGAGGATACTAA
- a CDS encoding ABC transporter substrate-binding protein gives MPPPIESESNSLSLSKTILKSFSITEKVIFALASITLTLSALALLWQVNENFVVTVPARGGTLVEGVVGFPRLVNPLLSYTNAGEDMGALIYSGLLKAAPDGTLINDLAKEYTISENGLTYTFVLKDNIFFHDGKPVTTDDIEFTIKKAVDPALKSAERVKWEGVTIEKVDKKTIKFTLKNPYTPFLENMTLGILPEHIWKNADLDQFTFSQFNTEPVGSGPYKVKSLKRNEEGIPLYYKLEAFDKYALGEPLIKNIILKFYTTEADLLVAYKRGEIDTANAISGENASLIVSKDAEIHKSPLPRVFGIFFNQNQSEILADIKVREALNLALDRDEIVAKVLHGFGDAIEGPIPPGLIPDSQILPQTKDDIESRTEKANKILTIAGWSKNASGILEKKDKDGASTPLAFSISTANTPELAQTAELVKEQWRKIGVEVTVKVFDQGDFNQTILRPRKYEALLFGEIVGRDLDLYPFWHSAERNDPGLNIALYANSKVDKALSEARTTLDRTGRLAELNVVQQEISKDLPALFLYSPEYIYILPKRVKNFKMKEIVRPEERFVNVYEWYINEDKVWKVFAR, from the coding sequence ATGCCTCCTCCAATCGAATCCGAATCAAATTCACTATCTCTAAGCAAGACAATACTAAAGTCTTTCTCAATTACCGAGAAGGTCATTTTCGCGCTTGCCTCAATCACCCTTACGTTAAGCGCGCTTGCCCTTCTTTGGCAGGTAAATGAAAATTTCGTTGTTACTGTTCCCGCAAGAGGAGGCACGCTCGTCGAAGGGGTAGTGGGTTTTCCCCGTCTTGTGAATCCCCTTCTCTCGTATACAAATGCAGGTGAAGACATGGGAGCCTTGATTTACTCCGGCCTTTTGAAAGCCGCTCCCGATGGCACGCTTATAAACGACCTGGCAAAAGAATATACGATTTCAGAAAATGGACTTACGTATACCTTTGTGCTCAAAGACAATATCTTTTTCCATGACGGGAAGCCGGTGACGACGGATGACATCGAGTTCACCATTAAAAAAGCAGTTGACCCGGCCTTAAAAAGCGCCGAGAGGGTGAAATGGGAAGGCGTCACCATAGAAAAAGTGGACAAAAAAACAATCAAATTCACTTTGAAAAATCCCTACACCCCGTTTCTTGAAAATATGACGTTGGGAATCTTGCCGGAACATATCTGGAAAAACGCCGACCTAGACCAGTTTACTTTCAGCCAGTTTAATACCGAGCCGGTGGGTTCTGGGCCCTACAAAGTGAAAAGTCTGAAAAGAAATGAAGAAGGTATTCCCCTTTATTACAAACTGGAAGCATTCGACAAGTATGCGCTCGGAGAACCCCTAATAAAAAATATCATTCTCAAATTTTACACGACAGAAGCCGATCTCCTGGTAGCTTACAAAAGAGGAGAAATCGATACCGCAAATGCCATCTCCGGCGAGAATGCCTCGCTCATAGTGTCAAAAGACGCGGAGATTCACAAATCTCCCCTGCCCCGCGTATTCGGAATTTTTTTCAACCAGAATCAGTCGGAAATTTTAGCGGACATCAAAGTTCGGGAGGCGCTCAACCTTGCGCTTGATAGAGATGAAATCGTAGCGAAAGTACTTCATGGATTTGGAGACGCCATAGAGGGACCTATTCCCCCGGGACTTATTCCGGATTCTCAAATTTTGCCCCAGACGAAAGATGATATTGAGTCGAGAACTGAAAAAGCGAATAAAATTCTCACCATCGCGGGGTGGAGTAAAAACGCAAGCGGTATTTTAGAAAAGAAGGACAAAGATGGAGCTTCCACCCCACTTGCGTTCAGCATATCCACCGCAAACACTCCCGAACTTGCGCAAACCGCAGAACTGGTCAAGGAGCAATGGAGAAAAATTGGCGTAGAGGTGACCGTCAAGGTCTTTGACCAGGGAGATTTCAATCAGACCATTTTGAGACCGAGAAAATATGAGGCGCTTCTTTTCGGAGAAATCGTCGGGAGGGATTTGGACCTTTATCCTTTCTGGCATTCGGCAGAGAGAAACGACCCTGGGTTGAATATCGCTCTTTACGCGAACAGCAAAGTCGACAAGGCTCTCTCCGAGGCTCGCACCACTTTGGACCGCACTGGGAGACTCGCTGAACTCAACGTCGTGCAACAGGAAATCAGCAAGGACCTCCCCGCATTGTTTCTGTATTCGCCCGAATATATTTACATCCTTCCCAAAAGGGTAAAAAATTTCAAGATGAAGGAAATCGTAAGGCCGGAGGAGAGATTTGTGAACGTGTACGAATGGTATATAAATGAAGATAAAGTGTGGAAAGTTTTCGCTCGATAA
- a CDS encoding ribonuclease J encodes MEKNIQRNERPGEARRGGFAEGAQRGRGVRRPHPAGPPKRNPLFGSHSETHAPKKSRMSADKRFHRTRPLIRPKADDLIPPIGNDVIRIIPLGGVEEVGKNMTIVEYKDDIIILDAGFQFKEEATPGIDYILPNTRYLEERKHKIRALVITHGHLDHVGGIPYIMDRIGNPPLYTRNLTAIMIQKRQQEFPHLPPLNIQIVEKEDRVRIGGMLVRFFAVTHTIPDSMGIIIETPYGSIVNPGDFKLDHVNGVPTDQEEEEYKIFEKEKTLLFMTDSTNIENPGFSTPEKLVHKNLEEIIKNIKGRLIIGTFASQLERMIKIIEIAERYNKKIVVEGRSMKTNIEIATQAGILHAKKDTLISSENIENYPPDRIIVLATGAQGEEFAALMRMSTQGHKHIRFNKRDTVLLSSSIIPGNEKTVQKLKDNIARQGAKIIHYRTSDVFIHSTGHGNRGEIEWLHKKIKPKFFMPIHGNHYMLRLHAELAMNLGMKEENIVVPDNGTIVEIRDKGEKLVRLPEKAPSGIVMVDGFAIGDIQEVVIRDRQMLAQDGMFVIVATIDVSTGKLRKSPDLISRGFVYLRESQELLRQTRFIIRDTIEQSTKGMNPINFDYVKGNVTDEVSKYLFQKTAKRPIVIPVLLGI; translated from the coding sequence ATGGAAAAAAATATTCAACGAAACGAAAGACCAGGAGAGGCTAGGAGAGGAGGATTCGCGGAAGGAGCTCAACGTGGAAGAGGGGTAAGACGCCCGCATCCCGCGGGTCCTCCCAAAAGAAACCCGCTGTTCGGCTCGCATTCGGAAACGCATGCCCCAAAAAAGTCCCGAATGTCGGCGGACAAAAGATTTCACCGTACAAGACCTCTGATTCGGCCCAAGGCGGATGACCTCATTCCCCCAATAGGTAACGACGTCATACGCATCATTCCCTTAGGCGGAGTGGAAGAAGTGGGAAAAAACATGACAATCGTCGAGTACAAAGACGACATCATCATCCTAGACGCCGGCTTCCAATTTAAAGAAGAGGCGACGCCGGGAATTGACTACATTCTCCCCAATACGAGATATCTGGAAGAGCGGAAGCATAAAATCCGCGCTCTTGTCATCACTCACGGACACCTCGACCACGTCGGAGGCATCCCCTACATCATGGACAGAATCGGCAATCCCCCCCTCTACACCCGCAACCTGACCGCCATCATGATTCAAAAGAGACAGCAAGAATTCCCGCACTTGCCACCCCTAAACATTCAGATCGTGGAGAAAGAAGATCGGGTGCGTATAGGAGGCATGCTCGTCCGATTCTTTGCAGTAACCCACACGATTCCCGACTCAATGGGTATCATTATTGAAACTCCATACGGCTCTATCGTGAACCCGGGCGATTTCAAACTGGATCACGTAAACGGAGTGCCGACCGACCAAGAAGAGGAAGAATACAAAATCTTTGAAAAAGAAAAAACGCTTTTATTCATGACCGACTCCACGAATATCGAGAATCCGGGATTTTCAACGCCCGAAAAATTGGTTCACAAAAATCTCGAAGAAATCATAAAAAATATAAAAGGACGCCTCATTATCGGCACCTTCGCTTCTCAACTCGAGCGAATGATTAAAATCATCGAGATAGCGGAGCGTTACAATAAAAAAATCGTAGTGGAAGGCCGAAGCATGAAGACCAACATCGAGATTGCGACCCAGGCCGGCATCCTCCACGCAAAAAAAGACACCCTCATATCCTCCGAAAATATCGAGAACTATCCTCCGGACAGGATTATCGTGCTTGCCACCGGCGCTCAGGGAGAAGAATTTGCGGCTTTGATGCGAATGTCTACCCAAGGCCACAAGCACATCCGTTTCAACAAAAGAGACACCGTTCTTCTTTCTTCTTCCATCATTCCGGGCAACGAGAAAACAGTTCAGAAGCTCAAAGACAACATCGCGAGACAGGGTGCGAAAATAATCCACTACAGAACATCAGACGTATTCATCCATTCCACAGGACACGGCAATCGTGGAGAAATTGAATGGCTCCACAAAAAAATAAAGCCAAAATTCTTTATGCCGATCCACGGCAACCATTACATGCTTCGGCTCCACGCCGAGCTCGCGATGAATCTCGGAATGAAAGAGGAGAATATCGTTGTGCCGGACAATGGAACGATTGTGGAAATTCGCGATAAGGGCGAAAAATTGGTGAGACTGCCCGAAAAGGCGCCTTCAGGCATAGTTATGGTGGACGGATTTGCGATTGGCGATATTCAAGAAGTTGTCATACGAGACCGGCAGATGCTTGCACAGGACGGAATGTTCGTGATCGTCGCCACGATTGATGTTTCAACGGGAAAACTTCGCAAATCCCCGGACCTGATTTCTCGCGGATTCGTTTATCTTCGGGAATCCCAAGAACTTCTGCGCCAGACCCGCTTTATCATAAGAGACACGATTGAGCAGTCGACAAAAGGGATGAACCCGATCAATTTCGACTACGTAAAAGGAAATGTCACGGATGAGGTTTCAAAGTATCTTTTTCAAAAGACAGCCAAACGACCGATTGTGATACCGGTACTTCTAGGAATATAA
- the secG gene encoding preprotein translocase subunit SecG produces the protein MNTLSAILPYIQIALSVLLVVGVLLQQSSSGLGGAFGEANNMSGFHTKRGFEKTLFNGTIIIGILFAVSAFVALLI, from the coding sequence ATGAATACCCTCTCGGCAATTCTTCCATACATACAAATCGCTTTGTCTGTGCTTCTCGTCGTGGGCGTTCTCCTCCAGCAATCGAGTTCCGGTCTCGGTGGCGCTTTCGGAGAAGCAAACAATATGAGCGGATTCCATACCAAGCGCGGATTTGAAAAAACTCTTTTCAATGGAACAATCATTATTGGTATTCTTTTTGCAGTGAGCGCCTTTGTAGCTTTGCTCATATAA
- a CDS encoding MFS transporter yields the protein MSFRFSLRKNLNGNLFSLYLIGFFFSLHIALPAYINSTFLSGFVTERYVGLLYALSSLLTIVSFSMIPRVLSKFGNYKTATTLAVVGAISLVILATSHNPYIVEGAFIINFVIISLVSFNIDIFLEEFSPVRSTGKVRGTFLTFTNSAWVISALFASFILAAGNYSKIYLASAILALPVIGLLGSQFRKFKDPQYHTSSLLRTSAEVWKNKNVLDVFLMNFLLQFFYAWMVIYTPLYLYENVGFTWSEISLMFAIMLLAFPILDWPLGRLADTRFGEKEMLTIGFIIMAISTTLIIFIPGHNFLLWTCLLLGTRIGAAMVEVMSEIYFFKKVPDTSLNTLSFFRTMRPIAYLGSPILATIVLAFFDIKFLFIFLGILMLYGLRFSLTMKDTR from the coding sequence ATGTCTTTCCGCTTTTCTTTAAGAAAAAACTTGAACGGAAACCTCTTCTCCCTCTATCTTATCGGTTTTTTCTTTTCACTCCACATCGCTCTTCCCGCGTACATAAATTCGACATTTCTCTCGGGCTTTGTCACCGAGCGCTATGTGGGACTTCTGTATGCTCTCTCTTCGCTGTTAACAATCGTCTCATTCTCAATGATTCCGAGAGTACTCTCGAAGTTCGGAAACTACAAAACAGCAACTACGCTCGCAGTCGTCGGGGCAATTTCGCTGGTTATTCTTGCCACGAGTCATAACCCCTATATTGTCGAAGGCGCTTTCATTATAAATTTCGTCATCATCTCGCTCGTAAGCTTCAATATCGATATTTTTCTCGAAGAATTCTCCCCAGTCCGTTCAACGGGAAAAGTAAGAGGGACCTTTCTTACCTTCACAAATAGCGCGTGGGTTATCTCCGCTCTTTTTGCGAGCTTCATACTAGCCGCAGGCAATTATTCCAAAATATATCTTGCGAGTGCTATTTTAGCACTGCCCGTTATTGGGCTTCTCGGAAGCCAGTTTCGCAAATTCAAGGACCCGCAGTATCATACTTCCTCCTTACTTAGAACTTCGGCCGAAGTGTGGAAAAACAAAAATGTGCTTGACGTATTTCTCATGAATTTTTTGCTTCAATTTTTTTACGCGTGGATGGTGATTTACACTCCTCTCTATCTTTACGAAAATGTGGGTTTTACGTGGAGCGAAATCAGTCTCATGTTTGCCATTATGCTCCTAGCTTTTCCCATTCTTGACTGGCCTTTGGGAAGACTTGCAGACACTCGGTTTGGGGAAAAGGAAATGCTCACTATCGGATTTATCATCATGGCCATATCAACCACTCTTATCATTTTTATTCCCGGGCACAATTTTCTGCTTTGGACTTGCCTTCTTCTTGGAACTAGAATCGGCGCCGCCATGGTAGAGGTCATGAGCGAAATATATTTCTTCAAGAAAGTGCCAGACACATCTTTGAATACCTTGAGCTTCTTTAGAACTATGCGCCCGATTGCTTATCTTGGAAGTCCCATTCTCGCAACAATAGTTCTGGCTTTTTTTGACATTAAATTCCTTTTCATTTTTTTAGGAATCCTAATGCTGTATGGTCTTCGATTTTCACTTACGATGAAAGACACAAGATAA